Proteins from one Candidatus Binatia bacterium genomic window:
- a CDS encoding SUMF1/EgtB/PvdO family nonheme iron enzyme, whose amino-acid sequence MVSIPAGQFIMGNNDGPSDERPAHRVEVAAFSIDRLPVTNAKFAEFLDAAGPVNSVGEELFDADDSDARVHRREGKWAADKGYENHPVVEVSWAGARDYCAWAKKRLPTEAEWEKAARGTDGRKFPWGHEAPDGSRARFNAGYNNTAPVDGFSKGASPYGVVDMSGNAWEWVSSAYLPYPYNSSDGRENSTPGPERGTRGGGHDSTAAELTTTFRGKGLSRNFRSGHHNIGFRCAR is encoded by the coding sequence ATGGTATCGATTCCGGCGGGGCAATTCATCATGGGCAACAATGACGGACCTTCAGATGAGCGGCCCGCGCATCGTGTCGAGGTGGCGGCGTTTTCCATCGACCGGCTGCCCGTCACGAACGCCAAGTTTGCCGAATTTCTCGACGCTGCCGGGCCGGTTAATTCCGTGGGGGAGGAACTGTTCGACGCCGACGATTCGGACGCGCGCGTCCATCGGCGCGAAGGAAAATGGGCCGCGGACAAAGGTTACGAGAACCACCCCGTCGTTGAGGTCTCGTGGGCGGGCGCGCGCGATTACTGCGCTTGGGCGAAGAAGCGGCTGCCGACGGAGGCCGAGTGGGAAAAGGCCGCGCGCGGGACCGACGGCCGAAAATTTCCCTGGGGCCACGAGGCGCCGGACGGTTCGCGCGCTCGGTTCAATGCCGGGTACAACAACACCGCGCCGGTGGACGGCTTTTCCAAAGGCGCAAGTCCGTACGGGGTCGTCGACATGTCGGGCAACGCGTGGGAATGGGTCAGTAGCGCTTATCTTCCCTATCCTTATAACTCTTCCGATGGCCGCGAAAACTCGACGCCCGGCCCGGAGCGGGGCACGAGAGGCGGAGGTCACGATTCTACTGCGGCTGAACTGACCACGACCTTTCGCGGCAAAGGCCTCTCGCGCAACTTCCGCTCGGGCCACCATAACATCGGCTTTCGCTGCGCGCGGTAG